Proteins from a single region of Nocardiopsis dassonvillei subsp. dassonvillei DSM 43111:
- the rlmN gene encoding 23S rRNA (adenine(2503)-C(2))-methyltransferase RlmN, which produces MPAELTFVAPRRAKPPRHLADLSPDERAEVVRELGEKPFRAKQLAQHYFGSLVSDTSAMTDLPASSRERLGEALLPTLLTPVRHITCDNGMTRKTLWKAFDGVLFESVLMRYPDRVTLCISSQAGCGMNCPFCATGQAGLTRNLSTGEIIDQVVASARDLANGEVAGGPGRISNIVFMGMGEPMANYKRVLQSVRRITDPVPNGLGISQRGVTVSTVGLVPAINKLIDERMQVRLAISLHAPDDELRDELVPINTRWKVDEVLDAAWRYAGTTGRRVSIEYALIKDINDQAWRADLLGKLLKGHLVHVNLIPLNPTPGSKWTASRPEDEREFVRRLESHGVAVTVRDTRGQEIDGACGQLAAAEN; this is translated from the coding sequence ATGCCCGCCGAGCTCACCTTTGTCGCACCCCGTCGTGCCAAACCTCCCCGGCACCTGGCCGACCTCAGCCCCGACGAGCGGGCCGAGGTCGTCCGCGAGCTGGGGGAGAAGCCCTTCCGGGCCAAGCAGCTCGCCCAGCACTACTTCGGCTCCCTGGTGTCGGACACCTCGGCCATGACCGACCTGCCCGCCTCCTCCCGGGAGCGGCTCGGCGAGGCGCTGCTGCCCACCCTGCTCACGCCCGTGCGCCACATCACCTGCGACAACGGCATGACCCGCAAGACCCTGTGGAAGGCGTTCGACGGGGTGCTGTTCGAGTCGGTGCTCATGCGCTACCCGGACCGCGTCACCCTGTGCATCTCCTCCCAGGCCGGGTGCGGCATGAACTGCCCGTTCTGCGCCACCGGCCAGGCGGGCCTGACCCGCAACCTCTCCACCGGGGAGATCATCGACCAGGTGGTCGCCAGCGCCCGCGACCTGGCCAACGGCGAGGTCGCCGGCGGCCCGGGCCGCATCAGCAACATCGTGTTCATGGGCATGGGCGAGCCCATGGCCAACTACAAGCGCGTGCTCCAGTCGGTGCGCCGCATCACCGACCCCGTCCCCAACGGCCTGGGCATCTCCCAGCGCGGGGTCACCGTGTCCACGGTCGGCCTGGTGCCCGCGATCAACAAGCTCATCGACGAGAGGATGCAGGTCCGCCTCGCGATCTCCCTGCACGCCCCCGACGACGAGCTGCGCGACGAGCTGGTGCCCATCAACACCCGCTGGAAGGTCGACGAGGTCCTGGACGCCGCCTGGCGCTACGCGGGCACCACGGGCCGCCGGGTCTCCATCGAGTACGCGCTGATCAAGGACATCAACGACCAGGCCTGGCGGGCCGACCTGCTGGGCAAGCTCCTCAAGGGCCACCTGGTGCACGTCAACCTCATCCCGCTCAACCCCACCCCGGGGTCCAAGTGGACGGCCTCGCGCCCCGAGGACGAGCGCGAGTTCGTGCGGCGGCTGGAGTCGCACGGGGTGGCGGTGACCGTCCGCGACACCCGCGGACAGGAGATCGACGGCGCGTGCGGGCAGCTCGCGGCGGCCGAGAACTGA
- a CDS encoding DUF6104 family protein: protein MYYTDRGIEELENRRGGEEVSFAWLAEQLRAFTDMNPEFETPVDRLATWLARLDDEDDE, encoded by the coding sequence GTGTACTACACCGATCGCGGAATCGAGGAGTTGGAGAACCGCCGCGGCGGCGAGGAGGTCAGCTTCGCCTGGCTCGCCGAGCAGCTGCGGGCGTTCACCGACATGAACCCCGAGTTCGAGACCCCGGTCGACCGGCTGGCCACGTGGCTGGCGCGGCTGGACGACGAGGACGACGAGTAG
- a CDS encoding multifunctional oxoglutarate decarboxylase/oxoglutarate dehydrogenase thiamine pyrophosphate-binding subunit/dihydrolipoyllysine-residue succinyltransferase subunit, whose amino-acid sequence MSSEASQPLTDFGPNEWLVEELYQKYLNDPNSVDKAWWNFFADYKPAETAGAKGGSGAKAQGEKAPAASAPKKKPTAPAAPAPSAKPKSKDDKEGKDEALQVKQERLRGAPARTATNMESSLGLPTATSVRAVPVKLLFDNRIVINNHLRRGRGGKVSFTHLIGYAMVKALKALPEMNHSYVEVDGKPGVAKPEHVNFGLAIDLQKPDGSRQLVVPSIKKSDEMDFTEFWSGYEDLVRKARSNKLGVPDFQGTTISLTNPGGIGTVHSVPRLMPGQGTILGVGAMEYPAEFQGASSDTLAELGISKVMTLTSTYDHRIIQGAQSGEFLRRIHQLLLGEDGFYDEIFNSLRIPYEPVRWVQDIHVNKATQLDKTTRVQELIHAYRVRGHLMADTNPLDHEQRKHPDLDVLEHGLTLWDLDREFPTGGFGGKQVMKLRDVLGVLRDTYCRTVGIEYMHIQSPEEREWIQAHVEREHEKLDRDEQLHILHRLNSAEAFETFLQTKYVGQKRFSLEGGESLIPLLDGVISKAAKAELDEAVIGMAHRGRLNVLANICGKSYAQIFGEFEGNLDPRSAHGSGDVKYHLGTEGTFETHDGQKIRISLAANPSHLETVDPVAEGIVRAKQDVLNKGPQGFTVLPILIHGDAAFAGQGVVAETLNLSQLRGYRTGGTVHVIVNNQVGFTTSPSDSRSSVYATDVARMVQAPIFHVNGDDPEAVVRVAHLAFAYRQAFNKDVVIDLVCYRRRGHNEGDNPAFTQPLMYDVIDAKRSTRKLFTEALIGRGDITVEEAESALRDYQSELERAFTETREVEKKPIEPGSVVKPEVFTEGRLEHSAVETAISTETVKRVIDTQVSLPEGFTPHPRLAPQLSRRATMVETDAIDWATGELLAFGSLLLDGHPVRLIGQDSRRGTFGQRHATLMDRETGETHTPLKQFDDGITRFHVHDSLLSEYAALGFEYGYSLTRPDALVMWEAQFGDFVNGAQTIIDEYISAGEQKWGQRSSVTLLLPHGYEGQGPDHSSARIERFLQQCAQENMTVAHPSTPASYFHLLRWQAKSPLERPLVVFTPKSLLRLKAATSAAADFTSGHFEPLIKDDSIAPDKVRRVVLCSGKIYYDLDAARRKSGDKHTAIIRAERLYPLPIEEIREQLKAYPNAGEVLWVQEEPANMGPWPFVALVFSEQLDRPFTRISRPASSAPAAGSAKRHEAEQRALVDTVFPPAD is encoded by the coding sequence GTGTCGTCTGAGGCGTCTCAACCCCTGACAGATTTCGGTCCCAACGAGTGGTTGGTCGAGGAGCTTTATCAGAAGTACTTGAACGACCCGAACTCCGTTGACAAGGCCTGGTGGAACTTCTTCGCGGACTACAAGCCCGCGGAGACTGCTGGCGCGAAGGGCGGGAGCGGCGCGAAGGCGCAGGGCGAGAAGGCCCCCGCGGCCTCCGCCCCCAAGAAGAAGCCGACCGCCCCCGCGGCCCCGGCTCCGTCCGCCAAGCCGAAGAGCAAGGACGACAAGGAGGGCAAGGACGAGGCCCTCCAGGTCAAGCAGGAGCGTCTGCGCGGCGCACCCGCGCGGACCGCGACCAACATGGAGTCGAGCCTGGGCCTGCCCACCGCCACCAGCGTGCGCGCGGTGCCGGTCAAGCTGCTCTTCGACAACCGCATCGTCATCAACAACCACCTCCGGCGCGGCCGTGGCGGGAAGGTCTCCTTCACCCACCTCATCGGTTACGCCATGGTCAAGGCCCTCAAGGCCCTGCCGGAGATGAACCACTCCTACGTGGAGGTGGACGGCAAGCCCGGTGTCGCCAAGCCCGAGCACGTGAACTTCGGCCTGGCGATCGACCTCCAGAAGCCCGACGGCTCCCGGCAGCTGGTCGTGCCCTCCATCAAGAAGTCCGACGAGATGGACTTCACGGAGTTCTGGAGCGGCTACGAGGACCTGGTCCGCAAGGCCCGCAGCAACAAGCTGGGCGTGCCGGACTTCCAGGGCACCACCATCAGCCTCACCAACCCCGGCGGCATCGGCACCGTGCACTCGGTCCCGCGCCTGATGCCGGGCCAGGGCACCATCCTGGGCGTGGGCGCGATGGAGTACCCGGCCGAGTTCCAGGGCGCCTCCTCCGACACCCTGGCCGAGCTGGGCATCAGCAAGGTCATGACGCTGACCTCCACCTACGACCACCGCATCATCCAGGGTGCGCAGTCCGGTGAGTTCCTGCGCCGGATCCACCAGCTGCTGCTGGGCGAGGACGGTTTCTACGACGAGATCTTCAACTCGCTGCGCATCCCCTACGAGCCGGTGCGCTGGGTGCAGGACATCCACGTCAACAAGGCCACCCAGCTCGACAAGACCACCCGGGTCCAGGAGCTGATCCACGCCTACCGCGTGCGCGGCCACCTGATGGCCGACACCAACCCGCTCGACCACGAGCAGCGCAAGCACCCCGACCTGGACGTGCTCGAACACGGCCTCACCCTGTGGGACCTGGACCGCGAGTTCCCCACCGGGGGCTTCGGCGGCAAGCAGGTCATGAAGCTGCGCGACGTGCTGGGCGTGCTGCGCGACACCTACTGCCGCACGGTGGGTATCGAGTACATGCACATCCAGAGCCCGGAGGAGCGGGAGTGGATCCAGGCGCACGTCGAGCGCGAGCACGAGAAGCTCGACCGCGACGAGCAGCTGCACATCCTGCACCGGCTCAACAGCGCCGAGGCCTTCGAGACCTTCCTCCAGACCAAGTACGTGGGCCAGAAGCGCTTCTCCCTGGAGGGCGGCGAGTCGCTGATCCCGCTGCTGGACGGCGTGATCTCCAAGGCCGCCAAGGCCGAGCTGGACGAGGCCGTCATCGGCATGGCCCACCGAGGCCGCCTGAACGTGCTGGCCAACATCTGCGGCAAGTCCTACGCGCAGATCTTCGGTGAGTTCGAGGGCAACCTCGACCCGCGCAGCGCGCACGGCTCGGGCGACGTCAAGTACCACCTGGGCACCGAGGGCACCTTCGAGACCCACGACGGCCAGAAGATCCGCATCTCGCTGGCCGCCAACCCGTCCCACCTGGAGACGGTCGACCCGGTCGCCGAGGGCATCGTCCGCGCCAAGCAGGACGTGCTCAACAAGGGCCCGCAGGGCTTCACCGTCCTGCCGATCCTCATCCACGGCGACGCCGCGTTCGCCGGGCAGGGCGTGGTCGCCGAGACGCTGAACCTGTCGCAGCTGCGCGGTTACCGGACCGGCGGCACGGTGCACGTCATCGTGAACAACCAGGTGGGCTTCACCACCTCGCCGTCCGACAGCCGCTCCAGCGTCTACGCCACGGACGTGGCGCGGATGGTGCAGGCGCCGATCTTCCACGTCAACGGGGACGACCCCGAGGCCGTGGTCCGGGTCGCGCACCTGGCCTTCGCCTACCGCCAGGCGTTCAACAAGGACGTCGTCATCGACCTGGTCTGCTACCGGCGCCGCGGCCACAACGAGGGCGACAACCCCGCCTTCACCCAGCCGCTGATGTACGACGTCATCGACGCCAAGCGCTCCACCCGCAAGCTGTTCACCGAGGCCCTCATCGGCCGCGGCGACATCACGGTGGAGGAGGCGGAGTCGGCGCTGCGCGACTACCAGTCGGAGCTGGAGCGGGCCTTCACCGAGACCCGCGAGGTCGAGAAGAAGCCGATCGAGCCCGGCTCCGTGGTCAAGCCCGAGGTGTTCACCGAGGGCCGCCTGGAGCACTCCGCCGTCGAGACGGCGATCAGCACCGAGACGGTCAAGCGGGTCATCGACACCCAGGTGTCGCTGCCCGAGGGCTTCACGCCGCACCCGCGGCTGGCCCCCCAGCTCTCGCGCCGCGCGACGATGGTCGAGACCGACGCGATCGACTGGGCCACCGGTGAGCTGCTGGCCTTCGGGTCGCTGCTGCTGGACGGCCACCCCGTCCGCCTCATCGGCCAGGACAGCCGCCGCGGCACCTTCGGCCAGCGCCACGCCACGCTGATGGACCGCGAGACCGGCGAGACCCACACGCCGCTCAAGCAGTTCGACGACGGCATCACCCGGTTCCACGTGCACGACTCCCTGCTGAGCGAGTACGCGGCCCTGGGCTTCGAGTACGGCTACTCGCTGACCCGTCCCGACGCCCTGGTGATGTGGGAGGCGCAGTTCGGCGACTTCGTCAACGGCGCGCAGACCATCATCGACGAGTACATCAGCGCGGGCGAGCAGAAGTGGGGACAGCGCTCCAGCGTGACCCTGCTGCTGCCGCACGGCTACGAGGGCCAGGGGCCGGACCACTCCTCCGCCCGCATCGAGCGGTTCCTGCAGCAGTGCGCGCAGGAGAACATGACGGTGGCCCACCCCAGCACCCCGGCGAGCTACTTCCACCTGCTGCGCTGGCAGGCCAAGTCGCCGCTGGAGCGCCCGCTGGTGGTGTTCACGCCCAAGTCGCTGCTGCGCCTGAAGGCCGCCACCTCGGCCGCCGCGGACTTCACCTCGGGCCACTTCGAGCCGCTGATCAAGGACGACTCGATCGCGCCGGACAAGGTGCGGCGCGTGGTGCTGTGCTCGGGCAAGATCTACTACGACCTGGACGCGGCGCGCCGCAAGAGCGGTGACAAGCACACCGCGATCATCCGGGCGGAGCGGCTCTACCCGCTGCCGATCGAGGAGATCCGCGAGCAGCTCAAGGCCTACCCCAACGCGGGCGAGGTCCTGTGGGTGCAGGAGGAGCCGGCGAACATGGGCCCGTGGCCCTTCGTCGCGCTGGTCTTCTCCGAGCAGCTCGACCGCCCGTTCACCCGGATCTCGCGTCCGGCCTCCTCCGCGCCCGCGGCCGGTTCGGCCAAGCGCCACGAGGCCGAGCAGCGGGCACTGGTGGACACGGTCTTCCCGCCCGCGGACTAG
- a CDS encoding BlaI/MecI/CopY family transcriptional regulator, translated as MRGLGELEAAIMDALWRSEEPMSVRQVRENMVYDRDVAYTTVMTVANILFTKGLLDREKTGRAWTYWPRESHAEYTARMMDEVLNTGPDPGATLLRFVERFSDEEVARLHRVLAQTRDRRGVAS; from the coding sequence ATGAGGGGTCTGGGTGAACTGGAGGCGGCCATCATGGACGCGCTGTGGCGGTCCGAGGAGCCGATGTCCGTGCGCCAGGTCCGCGAGAACATGGTCTACGACCGCGACGTGGCCTACACGACCGTCATGACGGTGGCCAACATCCTCTTCACCAAGGGGCTGCTGGACCGGGAGAAGACCGGCCGCGCCTGGACGTACTGGCCGCGCGAGTCGCACGCCGAGTACACCGCGCGGATGATGGACGAGGTCCTCAACACCGGGCCCGACCCCGGCGCCACCCTGCTGCGCTTCGTGGAGCGCTTCAGCGACGAGGAGGTGGCGCGCCTCCACCGCGTGCTGGCCCAGACCCGGGACCGGCGCGGCGTCGCCAGCTAG
- a CDS encoding suppressor of fused domain protein: protein MTGIDVLLDEISPYQSRRVVVECDSHTTAAYLLDARGRIRVPVWLANHEIAPRTSESGGLYEGRAPLMPEAYTKHPQGRPRFDPDRLRAVWFEEGDGVALVDEEGLLAVIPGWAEADSGLPGYAREAIGRSAYAWELDSVRGQLWPRVVHAEAYWDWRRASGAWRSVQRTVLSHLNRNVGEPGHYWDVSDGHPPLLRVSERPPTADRPYTVLSTVGMCGQRMPTLDRYMANTSQHARVELALATTLPAHHAARVFRWIGAFPWRAVTWFGTGHTVKWLDNPEDRAMRGGAGAVLLLEDPSALVTRPEHRPPDTAGLSFQGDPVRWLWIVPITRPEHLFAKEHDSATLVEKLAAEGRSWVLG, encoded by the coding sequence GTGACAGGGATCGACGTCCTGCTCGACGAGATCAGCCCGTACCAGAGCCGACGCGTCGTCGTCGAGTGTGACTCCCACACCACGGCCGCCTACCTGCTGGACGCGCGCGGGCGCATCCGCGTCCCGGTGTGGCTGGCCAACCACGAGATCGCGCCGCGCACGAGCGAGTCCGGCGGGCTGTACGAGGGCCGGGCCCCGCTCATGCCCGAGGCCTACACCAAGCACCCGCAGGGCCGCCCCCGCTTCGACCCCGACCGCCTGCGCGCCGTGTGGTTCGAGGAGGGCGACGGGGTCGCCCTGGTGGACGAGGAGGGGCTGCTGGCCGTCATCCCGGGCTGGGCGGAGGCCGACAGCGGGCTGCCGGGGTACGCGCGCGAGGCGATCGGCCGCAGCGCGTACGCCTGGGAGCTGGACTCGGTGCGCGGGCAGCTGTGGCCGCGCGTGGTGCACGCCGAGGCCTACTGGGACTGGCGGCGCGCCTCGGGCGCCTGGCGCAGCGTGCAGCGCACGGTGCTCAGCCACCTCAACCGCAACGTGGGCGAGCCCGGGCACTACTGGGACGTCTCCGACGGCCACCCGCCGCTGCTGCGCGTGTCGGAGCGCCCGCCCACCGCGGACCGCCCGTACACGGTGCTGTCCACGGTCGGGATGTGCGGTCAGCGCATGCCCACCCTGGACCGCTACATGGCCAACACCTCCCAGCACGCCCGGGTGGAGCTCGCCCTGGCCACGACGCTGCCCGCGCACCACGCCGCCCGCGTCTTCCGGTGGATCGGCGCCTTCCCCTGGCGGGCGGTGACCTGGTTCGGCACCGGGCACACCGTCAAGTGGCTGGACAACCCCGAGGACCGGGCCATGCGCGGCGGCGCGGGAGCCGTGCTGCTCCTGGAGGACCCCTCCGCCCTGGTCACCCGCCCCGAGCACCGGCCGCCGGACACCGCCGGGCTGTCCTTCCAGGGCGACCCCGTGCGCTGGCTGTGGATCGTGCCGATCACGCGCCCCGAGCACCTGTTCGCCAAGGAGCACGACAGCGCCACCCTGGTGGAGAAGCTGGCCGCCGAGGGCCGCAGCTGGGTGCTGGGTTAG
- a CDS encoding MFS transporter: MARTGGAGAGLTAPLGHPAFRGLVAGRTLMALGNGMASVALAFAVLDVTGSLTGVGLVVGARSVANVALLLLGGVIADRLPRALVLQGGCALAALSQAVLGALLLTGTASLPLMIALSLVNGAAAAVNLPASAALTPQTVPRELLRQANAAMGVGVQGGLFLGMSAGGVVVGLLGAGWAITADAALFACAGTAFLSVRAARADGPVDTGDADVLRDLREGWSEFVSRPWVWIIVLQFMVVNAGWSAATAVLGPGIADETFGRTAWGLLMAANSVGLLAGGVLAARWQPRRALVYGTALMTAHAVPFLALTGPSPLPVLFAAMFLAGVAVQQFDVAWEVAVQENVPKEKLSRVYSYDALGSFVAMPLGQVAIGPFAERFGPAPALVLVASLTLLATLAAVSSRSVRTLTRS; this comes from the coding sequence ATGGCGCGCACTGGCGGCGCGGGTGCGGGACTGACCGCCCCGCTGGGGCACCCGGCCTTTCGCGGGCTGGTCGCGGGCCGGACCCTGATGGCCCTGGGCAACGGCATGGCGTCGGTGGCGCTGGCCTTCGCCGTGCTGGACGTGACCGGCTCGCTGACGGGCGTGGGGCTGGTGGTGGGCGCGCGCTCGGTGGCGAACGTGGCGCTGCTCCTGCTCGGCGGCGTCATCGCCGACCGGCTGCCGCGCGCGCTGGTGCTCCAGGGCGGGTGCGCCCTGGCCGCGCTCTCCCAGGCGGTCCTGGGCGCGCTCCTGTTGACGGGCACCGCCTCGCTGCCGCTGATGATCGCGCTGAGCCTGGTCAACGGCGCGGCCGCGGCGGTGAACCTGCCCGCCTCCGCGGCCCTGACGCCGCAGACCGTGCCCCGGGAGCTGCTGCGCCAGGCCAACGCGGCGATGGGCGTGGGCGTCCAGGGCGGGCTGTTCCTGGGGATGTCGGCGGGCGGCGTCGTGGTGGGCCTGCTCGGCGCGGGCTGGGCGATCACGGCGGACGCGGCGCTGTTCGCCTGCGCCGGGACGGCCTTCCTGTCCGTACGCGCGGCACGGGCGGACGGGCCGGTGGACACCGGGGACGCGGACGTGCTGCGCGACCTGCGGGAGGGGTGGAGCGAGTTCGTGTCGCGGCCCTGGGTCTGGATCATCGTGCTCCAGTTCATGGTCGTCAACGCGGGCTGGTCGGCGGCCACGGCCGTGCTGGGTCCGGGCATCGCCGACGAGACCTTCGGCCGGACCGCCTGGGGCCTGCTCATGGCGGCCAACAGCGTCGGGCTGCTGGCGGGCGGCGTGCTGGCGGCCCGCTGGCAGCCGCGGCGGGCGCTGGTCTACGGCACGGCCCTGATGACGGCGCACGCCGTGCCCTTCCTGGCCCTGACCGGGCCCTCGCCGCTGCCGGTGCTGTTCGCCGCGATGTTCCTGGCGGGCGTGGCGGTACAGCAGTTCGACGTGGCCTGGGAGGTCGCCGTCCAGGAGAACGTGCCGAAGGAGAAGCTGTCGCGGGTGTACTCCTACGACGCGCTGGGCTCGTTCGTGGCGATGCCCCTCGGGCAGGTCGCGATCGGCCCGTTCGCCGAGCGCTTCGGCCCGGCCCCGGCCCTGGTGCTGGTGGCCTCGCTGACGCTGCTGGCCACCCTGGCCGCGGTCTCCTCGCGCAGCGTGCGCACCCTGACCCGCTCCTAG